In Siphonobacter curvatus, the genomic window ATAAAACATCGTGCGGGTACTGTTGGGGTGAGTCCGCAGGATTCGTTCGAAACGTCCAACCGCTTTCTCGTACTGGTTGGAACGCATGGAAAGAATGCCCAGGTTGAACAAGGCAGGTTCAAAGTCCGGGTCCTGCTCCAGAAGCTCGCGTAACATGCCAATACCCTGCATCGGGTTCGACGTGGATACGTAAGTCATGGCCAGGTTGGCTTTTGCCTGCAGCAGGTTCGGATTCTGGTCCAGGGCTTTCTGGTACCAATCCCGCGTTTGCTGACCTAGCGTTGCCGCTTTATCTGAATCAAGGGCAAACGTAAAGGCTTCGTAATACCGATCGCCCGCTTTCAAGTAGCGTTCGACCGTCGGTTGGAGTCCAGCCATTTCTCCGGCGAAATACGCTGCACTGTCAAACCGGCTCACTTGAGTAAAGAGTTCCGCCAATTGCTCGCCGGCCCTAATGCGTTCGCTCGTGGAGTGGTTGGTACTTTCGAAAATCTGACGGGCTCCGTCGATGGCTTTACGTTGTTCAGCCGGGACGGGGGGCAGATGAGTTTCAGCGGCCGGAGCTGAGGGTTTGGACGCTTCTGACTGCGTTGGTACTTTATTCTCCGTGGCTCGTTTATCATCCTTCACGGCTACTTTCGGCAGACTATACAGCCCGCCAATTGAAGCAACAGCAACAACGATAAGGGTAATAAATGATTTCTTCACGGGAGCAATGATTTTAAAAATTTGAGACTAACGATTAGCGAATACGATTCAGCAGATAGAGAAAGTCACAAATTCAACACTTACCAAAGCAAATCAATTCATTGGGTACTTAAAAAATCTGGACAGGAGGGCAGAAAGAAAGTATAGCATGATTGTTAGCCTTCTTCCTACCCTGCATATCCGGAGCTATACCAGCGGCTTAAACGGCTTGGCTAGCTTTTTCAGAAGTTTTTACTGATTCCGTAAATTCTTTAGCGGGCTTAAAGCTAGGAATGTAGTGCTCGGGGATTTCCATCGTCGTGTTTTTAGAGATGTTCCGTGCTACTTTCTTCGCCCGCTTCTTATTCACGAAGCTGCCGAAA contains:
- a CDS encoding tetratricopeptide repeat protein, whose product is MKKSFITLIVVAVASIGGLYSLPKVAVKDDKRATENKVPTQSEASKPSAPAAETHLPPVPAEQRKAIDGARQIFESTNHSTSERIRAGEQLAELFTQVSRFDSAAYFAGEMAGLQPTVERYLKAGDRYYEAFTFALDSDKAATLGQQTRDWYQKALDQNPNLLQAKANLAMTYVSTSNPMQGIGMLRELLEQDPDFEPALFNLGILSMRSNQYEKAVGRFERILRTHPNSTRTMFYLGICYAETGQKEKAKPLLEEVRKKETDPSIQAGVREYLEQLK
- a CDS encoding HU family DNA-binding protein; amino-acid sequence: MNLLKFTQVTKADVIAKIAEKTGIDKADVAQSLETFFGVVKEALVDGEPVYVRGFGSFVNKKRAKKVARNISKNTTMEIPEHYIPSFKPAKEFTESVKTSEKASQAV